In Arachis hypogaea cultivar Tifrunner chromosome 2, arahy.Tifrunner.gnm2.J5K5, whole genome shotgun sequence, a genomic segment contains:
- the LOC112750726 gene encoding uncharacterized protein isoform X4, translating into MSSSRFLFSNGILSNTLDTPPVKLFLEAQPGAYTTSRTHNNASCFLFWERHMKRLSESIRILSTLAPHLLFKSNNSAIAPPSWTTLPIWQPTLQMLVDDSMQKVMPIAIKERVDCQELAVTTLVSGNLEELNACETIDEDRVGKILDVHVHIETYVPPAFGILGNGAHLALAGYGRHVAIAKYSDWVRIRKSLEKLRPPSVTELLLSNDGNHILEGCVTNFFVVCCKGQDSDDKANGNKYPFEVQTAPLSDGVLPGIIRQVVIEWLEDFATCRKYSGSNRMAINPFQNMEGYIMDKEAISDQG; encoded by the exons ATGTCGAGTTCAAGGTTTTTATTCAGTAAtggcattctatcaaacaccttaGATACACCACCAGTCAAACTCTTCTTAGAAGCACAACCAG GTGCTTACACAACATCACGTACTCATAACAATGCCTCGTGCTTCTTGTTTTGGGAGAGACACATGAAAAGACTTTCAGAATCCATACGAATTCTATCAACGCTGGCTCCTCATCTTCTATTTAAATCTAATAATTCTGCGATTGCGCCACCATCATGGACAACCTTGCCAATATGGCAACCCACTCTACAAATGCTTGTTGATGATTCGATGCAAAAGGTTATGCCAATTGCAATAAAGGAGAGGGTTGATTGTCAAGAGCTGGCTGTTACAACTCTTGTGAGTGGTAATTTGGAGGAATTGAATGCATGTGAGACTATAGATGAGGACAGAGTTGGTAAAATTCTTGATGTGCATGTGCATATTGAGACTTATGTGCCTCCTGCATTTGGTATTCTGGGAAATGGTGCACATTTGGCTTTGGCAGGCTATGGGAGGCATGTTGCAATTGCAAAATATTCAGATTGGGTAAG GATAAGGAAGAGTCTGGAAAAGCTCAGGCCTCCTTCAGTTACAGAACTGTTGCTATCTAATGATGGTAATCACATACTTGAAGGTTGTGTcacaaatttttttgttgtttgttgCAAG GGTCAGGATTCAGATGATAAGGCCAATGGAAACAAATATCCTTTTGAAGTACAGACTGCTCCTTTAAGTGACGGTGTTCTTCCAGGAATAATACGCCAAGTAGTTATTGA GTGGCTTGAGGATTTTGCAACATGTCGAAAGTATTCAGGTTCCAACAGAATGGCAATCAATCCATTCCAAAACATGGAAGGATATATCATGGACAAAGAAGCAATTTCAG ACCAGGGATGA
- the LOC112750726 gene encoding uncharacterized protein isoform X1: MSSSRFLFSNGILSNTLDTPPVKLFLEAQPGAYTTSRTHNNASCFLFWERHMKRLSESIRILSTLAPHLLFKSNNSAIAPPSWTTLPIWQPTLQMLVDDSMQKVMPIAIKERVDCQELAVTTLVSGNLEELNACETIDEDRVGKILDVHVHIETYVPPAFGILGNGAHLALAGYGRHVAIAKYSDWVRIRKSLEKLRPPSVTELLLSNDGNHILEGCVTNFFVVCCKGQDSDDKANGNKYPFEVQTAPLSDGVLPGIIRQVVIEVCRSEGIPIREVAPSWSEHGIWEEAFITSGLRILQHVESIQVPTEWQSIHSKTWKDISWTKKQFQGRPGMITTIIQEKIMEKATLEGYSISNICKR, translated from the exons ATGTCGAGTTCAAGGTTTTTATTCAGTAAtggcattctatcaaacaccttaGATACACCACCAGTCAAACTCTTCTTAGAAGCACAACCAG GTGCTTACACAACATCACGTACTCATAACAATGCCTCGTGCTTCTTGTTTTGGGAGAGACACATGAAAAGACTTTCAGAATCCATACGAATTCTATCAACGCTGGCTCCTCATCTTCTATTTAAATCTAATAATTCTGCGATTGCGCCACCATCATGGACAACCTTGCCAATATGGCAACCCACTCTACAAATGCTTGTTGATGATTCGATGCAAAAGGTTATGCCAATTGCAATAAAGGAGAGGGTTGATTGTCAAGAGCTGGCTGTTACAACTCTTGTGAGTGGTAATTTGGAGGAATTGAATGCATGTGAGACTATAGATGAGGACAGAGTTGGTAAAATTCTTGATGTGCATGTGCATATTGAGACTTATGTGCCTCCTGCATTTGGTATTCTGGGAAATGGTGCACATTTGGCTTTGGCAGGCTATGGGAGGCATGTTGCAATTGCAAAATATTCAGATTGGGTAAG GATAAGGAAGAGTCTGGAAAAGCTCAGGCCTCCTTCAGTTACAGAACTGTTGCTATCTAATGATGGTAATCACATACTTGAAGGTTGTGTcacaaatttttttgttgtttgttgCAAG GGTCAGGATTCAGATGATAAGGCCAATGGAAACAAATATCCTTTTGAAGTACAGACTGCTCCTTTAAGTGACGGTGTTCTTCCAGGAATAATACGCCAAGTAGTTATTGA AGTATGTAGGAGTGAAGGTATCCCAATTCGAGAAGTTGCTCCATCATGGTCGGAACATGGAATCTGGGAGGAGGCATTCATCACAA GTGGCTTGAGGATTTTGCAACATGTCGAAAGTATTCAGGTTCCAACAGAATGGCAATCAATCCATTCCAAAACATGGAAGGATATATCATGGACAAAGAAGCAATTTCAG GGTAGACCAGGGATGATCACAACTATAATTCAA GAAAAGATTATGGAAAAAGCAACTCTTGAAGGGTATTCAATTAGCAATATATGCAAACGGTGA
- the LOC112750726 gene encoding uncharacterized protein isoform X5: MSSSRFLFSNGILSNTLDTPPVKLFLEAQPGAYTTSRTHNNASCFLFWERHMKRLSESIRILSTLAPHLLFKSNNSAIAPPSWTTLPIWQPTLQMLVDDSMQKVMPIAIKERVDCQELAVTTLVSGNLEELNACETIDEDRVGKILDVHVHIETYVPPAFGILGNGAHLALAGYGRHVAIAKYSDWVRIRKSLEKLRPPSVTELLLSNDGNHILEGCVTNFFVVCCKGQDSDDKANGNKYPFEVQTAPLSDGVLPGIIRQVVIEWLEDFATCRKYSGSNRMAINPFQNMEGYIMDKEAISG; this comes from the exons ATGTCGAGTTCAAGGTTTTTATTCAGTAAtggcattctatcaaacaccttaGATACACCACCAGTCAAACTCTTCTTAGAAGCACAACCAG GTGCTTACACAACATCACGTACTCATAACAATGCCTCGTGCTTCTTGTTTTGGGAGAGACACATGAAAAGACTTTCAGAATCCATACGAATTCTATCAACGCTGGCTCCTCATCTTCTATTTAAATCTAATAATTCTGCGATTGCGCCACCATCATGGACAACCTTGCCAATATGGCAACCCACTCTACAAATGCTTGTTGATGATTCGATGCAAAAGGTTATGCCAATTGCAATAAAGGAGAGGGTTGATTGTCAAGAGCTGGCTGTTACAACTCTTGTGAGTGGTAATTTGGAGGAATTGAATGCATGTGAGACTATAGATGAGGACAGAGTTGGTAAAATTCTTGATGTGCATGTGCATATTGAGACTTATGTGCCTCCTGCATTTGGTATTCTGGGAAATGGTGCACATTTGGCTTTGGCAGGCTATGGGAGGCATGTTGCAATTGCAAAATATTCAGATTGGGTAAG GATAAGGAAGAGTCTGGAAAAGCTCAGGCCTCCTTCAGTTACAGAACTGTTGCTATCTAATGATGGTAATCACATACTTGAAGGTTGTGTcacaaatttttttgttgtttgttgCAAG GGTCAGGATTCAGATGATAAGGCCAATGGAAACAAATATCCTTTTGAAGTACAGACTGCTCCTTTAAGTGACGGTGTTCTTCCAGGAATAATACGCCAAGTAGTTATTGA GTGGCTTGAGGATTTTGCAACATGTCGAAAGTATTCAGGTTCCAACAGAATGGCAATCAATCCATTCCAAAACATGGAAGGATATATCATGGACAAAGAAGCAATTTCAG GGTAG
- the LOC112750719 gene encoding receptor-like protein 6, with product MRIRLHSLLPFILCYVIFISIHISVISGQCLPDQQSLLLQLKKSLAFNSTSSSKLNFWNQSSDCCDWSGVSCDNEGHVSGLDLSGESIAGGFNNSSSLFSLRQLQRLSLAVNNFNSVIPSAFDKLDKLTYLNLSYAGFVGQIPIEISKLTRLVSLDISSLAYLTGQDLKLENPNLRMLVSNLSSIKQLYLDGVTITAHGNEWCNVMLSLRGLQELSMSSCNLSGPIDASLANLVNLSVIILDQNNLSSTVPETFANLKNLTTLSLSSCGLIGTFPQKIFQVRTLSSIDISFNSNLQGFFPSSQLSGALHTLIVTKTSFSGTLPSSLSNLKGLSYLDLSFNNFTGPIPSFGMARKLSYIDLSRNNFSGSIPSSAHFEGLQNLISINLGYNSIGGKIPSSLFRLPLLQKIQLSNNQFGQLDELKNVSSSKLNTLDLSSNNISGPIPTSLFQLTGLSILRLSSNNFTGLMQLNKFLELRNLTTLDLSYNNLSVNVNINLSSVANISTLKLASCSLKAFPGFLRYQSKLSTLDLSGNQIQGSVPNWIWKLENLQSLNVSHNFLTDFEGPLQNLSSNLSVLDLHYNQLRGTAPVFPKSAVYVDYSNNNFRSFIPDGIGGYLSGTIYLSLANNRFHGSIPYSICNASSLQVLDFSHNNISGTIPYCLIRLSQMLGVMNLRQNNLSGLIPDMFPASCALRTLDLHGNKLEGHIPKSVGNCTTLEVLDLGHNQITDGFPCSLKNISTLRVLVLRNNNFHGNIGCPKTNGTWQMLQIVDLAFNSFNGMLPAKCFRTWEAMMHDEDKAYSQVHHLRFEVLKFNPIYYQDSVTVTSKGQGMELVKILTVFTSIDFSSNRFQGEIPKELFDFKALYVLNLSNNALSGQIPSSIENLKQLESLDLSKNSLQGEIPTELASLNFLSVLNLSFNQLHGRIPTGTQIQSFPNTSFVGNKGLCGPPLTANCSDVSPAGAPRKKSATEFDWQFISTGVGFGVGAGLIVSLLMIWDRGRKWSNNSIDKFLLLVLPMFGLTYTPPIDDDDDDDDDDDDETEDKNSYMTDEDDEDSGAYGSFKGRYCVYCSKLNITQMKVIHDPSCTCFQHSSPLSTSTHSSDSYSP from the coding sequence ATGAGAATTAGATTACATTCATTGCTTCCCTTCATTCTCTGCTATGTGATATTTATCAGTATTCACATTTCTGTCATCTCTGGCCAATGTCTTCCAGATCAACAATCATTGTTGCTGCAATTGAAGAAGAGCCTTGCTTTCAACAGTACAAGTTCCAGCAAACTGAATTTTTGGAATCAAAGTTCTGATTGCTGTGATTGGAGTGGTGTAAGTTGTGATAATGAAGGACATGTTTCTGGTCTTGATCTTAGTGGAGAATCAATCGCTGGTGGATTCAACAATTCAAGCAGCCTATTCAGTCTCCGTCAACTGCAGAGATTAAGCTTGGCAGTTAATAATTTCAATTCTGTGATTCCTTCAGCATTTGACAAGTTGGACAAGTTAACTTACCTGAATTTGTCATATGCTGGGTTCGTGGGGCAGATTCCGATAGAGATTTCTAAGCTGACGAGGTTGGTTAGTCTTGATATCTCATCTCTTGCCTATTTGACAGGGCAAGATCTAAAACTTGAGAACCCAAATCTAAGAATGCTTGTCAGCAATCTGAGCAGTATTAAGCAATTGTATCTGGATGGTGTAACTATAACTGCTCATGGAAATGAATGGTGCAATGTTATGTTGTCGCTGCGTGGATTGCAAGAATTGAGCATGTCAAGTTGCAATCTCTCAGGACCCATTGATGCTTCCCTGGCAAATCTTGTGAATCTCTCAGTCATTATTCTTGATCAGAATAATTTATCATCTACAGTGCCAGAAACCTTTGCCAATTTGAAGAATTTGACCACCCTTAGCCTTTCTTCATGTGGGTTGATTGGAACGTTTCCACAAAAGATCTTCCAGGTTAGAACACTGTCATCCATTGACATATCATTCAATTCTAACCTTCAAGGTTTCTTTCCATCCTCCCAACTGAGTGGAGCTCTACATACTTTAATAGTAACTAAAACGAGCTTCTCTGGAACACTTCCTAGTTCACTATCAAACCTCAAAGGCCTCAGTTACTTGGATTTGTCATTTAACAACTTCACTGGTCCAATCCCATCTTTTGGAATGGCAAGAAAGCTTTCCTACATAGATCTTTCTCGTAATAATTTTAGTGGGTCAATTCCATCATCTGCTCACTTTGAAGGACTACAAAATCTCATCAGCATCAACCTGGGTTACAATTCCATCGGTGGAAAAATTCCTTCATCTCTTTTTAGACTCCCATTACTGCAGAAGATTCAACTTTCCAACAACCAATTTGGTCAATTGGATGAACTCAAGAATGTTTCTTCCTCTAAGTTAAACACTCTTGATTTAAGTAGCAACAACATATCAGGTCCAATACCAACATCCCTCTTCCAGCTCACAGGACTCTCTATCCTCCGGCTTTCCTCAAACAACTTCACGGGGTTGATGCAGCTAAATAAGTTTTTGGAGCTCAGAAATTTGACCACACTGGACCTTTCGTACAACAACTTGTCGGTCAATGTGAATATCAACCTATCTTCCGTTGCAAACATTAGCACTCTAAAATTGGCATCCTGCAGTTTGAAAGCTTTCCCTGGTTTCTTGAGGTACCAGTCTAAATTATCCACTCTAGATCTCTCAGGCAACCAAATTCAAGGATCAGTGCCCAACTGGATTTGGAAACTTGAAAATCTTCAAAGCCTTAATGTGTCTCACAATTTTCTAACTGATTTCGAAGGGCCACTTCAGAATCTTAGTTCCAACTTATCAGTGCTTGACCTTCACTACAATCAACTTCGAGGGACAGCTCCTGTTTTTCCTAAATCTGCTGTCTATGTAGATTACTCAAACAACAATTTTAGATCCTTTATCCCAGATGGAATTGGTGGTTACCTGTCTGGCACAATTTATCTTTCTCTTGCAAACAATAGATTCCATGGCAGCATCCCTTATTCCATCTGCAATGCCTCTAGtcttcaagttcttgatttttcCCATAATAACATTTCAGGCACAATTCCCTATTGCTTAATAAGATTAAGTCAGATGCTTGGGGTGATGAATCTGCGCCAGAACAATCTCTCAGGCCTTATCCCGGATATGTTTCCAGCATCTTGTGCTCTGAGGACTCTTGATCTCCATGGAAATAAATTAGAAGGGCATATTCCAAAATCTGTTGGTAATTGCACAACACTAGAGGTGCTGGACCTTGGGCACAATCAAATTACCGATGGATTTCCATGTTCATTGAAGAACATATCCACTCTTCGTGTGCTCGTATTGCGAAATAACAACTTCCATGGCAACATTGGATGTCCAAAAACCAATGGCACTTGGCAAATGCTTCAAATTGTTGATTTGGCCTTTAACAGTTTCAATGGTATGCTTCCTGCAAAATGCTTCAGAACATGGGAGGCTATGATGCATGATGAAGACAAGGCATATTCTCAAGTACATCATCTCCGCTTTGAAGTACTTAAATTTAATCCAATATACTATCAGGATTCAGTAACAGTTACAAGCAAAGGTCAGGGGATGGAGTTAGTTAAGATTCTAACCGTCTTCACTTCCATCGACTTTTCGTCTAACCGTTTCCAAGGAGAAATACCGAAAGAACTGTTTGATTTCAAAGCACTCTATGTGCTTAACTTATCAAACAATGCTCTTTCTGGCCAGATTCCATCATCTATAGAGAATTTGAAACAGCTTGAGTCACTAGACCTGTCAAAGAACTCATTACAAGGAGAAATTCCCACTGAGCTTGCAAGTTTGAATTTCCTTTCAGTCCTGAATCTCTCCTTCAATCAGCTGCATGGAAGAATCCCCACAGGTACCCAAATCCAATCATTTCCCAACACTTCCTTTGTTGGTAATAAAGGATTATGTGGACCCCCTTTGACTGCAAATTGCAGTGATGTCAGTCCAGCAGGAGCTCCAAGGAAAAAGTCAGCTACTGAATTTGATTGGCAGTTTATATCCACCGGAGTTGGCTTTGGGGTTGGAGCTGGACTAATTGTTTCGCTGTTGATGATTTGGGACCGTGGAAGAAAATGGAGCAACAACAGCATTGACAagtttcttcttcttgttcttccaatGTTTGGGTTAACATACACACCAcctattgatgatgatgatgatgatgatgatgatgatgatgatgaaacaGAAGACAAGAACTCGTATATGACcgatgaagatgatgaagacaGTGGGGCTTACGGAAGCTTCAAAGGGAGGTACTGTGTTTATTGTTCCAAACTTAATATCACTCAGATGAAGGTAATTCATGACCCAAGCTGTACATGCTTCCAACACTCATCACCACTTTCAACTTCTACTCATTCATCAGATTCATATTCCCCTTAG
- the LOC112750726 gene encoding uncharacterized protein isoform X2, whose product MSSSRFLFSNGILSNTLDTPPVKLFLEAQPGAYTTSRTHNNASCFLFWERHMKRLSESIRILSTLAPHLLFKSNNSAIAPPSWTTLPIWQPTLQMLVDDSMQKVMPIAIKERVDCQELAVTTLVSGNLEELNACETIDEDRVGKILDVHVHIETYVPPAFGILGNGAHLALAGYGRHVAIAKYSDWVRIRKSLEKLRPPSVTELLLSNDGNHILEGCVTNFFVVCCKDSDDKANGNKYPFEVQTAPLSDGVLPGIIRQVVIEVCRSEGIPIREVAPSWSEHGIWEEAFITSGLRILQHVESIQVPTEWQSIHSKTWKDISWTKKQFQGRPGMITTIIQEKIMEKATLEGYSISNICKR is encoded by the exons ATGTCGAGTTCAAGGTTTTTATTCAGTAAtggcattctatcaaacaccttaGATACACCACCAGTCAAACTCTTCTTAGAAGCACAACCAG GTGCTTACACAACATCACGTACTCATAACAATGCCTCGTGCTTCTTGTTTTGGGAGAGACACATGAAAAGACTTTCAGAATCCATACGAATTCTATCAACGCTGGCTCCTCATCTTCTATTTAAATCTAATAATTCTGCGATTGCGCCACCATCATGGACAACCTTGCCAATATGGCAACCCACTCTACAAATGCTTGTTGATGATTCGATGCAAAAGGTTATGCCAATTGCAATAAAGGAGAGGGTTGATTGTCAAGAGCTGGCTGTTACAACTCTTGTGAGTGGTAATTTGGAGGAATTGAATGCATGTGAGACTATAGATGAGGACAGAGTTGGTAAAATTCTTGATGTGCATGTGCATATTGAGACTTATGTGCCTCCTGCATTTGGTATTCTGGGAAATGGTGCACATTTGGCTTTGGCAGGCTATGGGAGGCATGTTGCAATTGCAAAATATTCAGATTGGGTAAG GATAAGGAAGAGTCTGGAAAAGCTCAGGCCTCCTTCAGTTACAGAACTGTTGCTATCTAATGATGGTAATCACATACTTGAAGGTTGTGTcacaaatttttttgttgtttgttgCAAG GATTCAGATGATAAGGCCAATGGAAACAAATATCCTTTTGAAGTACAGACTGCTCCTTTAAGTGACGGTGTTCTTCCAGGAATAATACGCCAAGTAGTTATTGA AGTATGTAGGAGTGAAGGTATCCCAATTCGAGAAGTTGCTCCATCATGGTCGGAACATGGAATCTGGGAGGAGGCATTCATCACAA GTGGCTTGAGGATTTTGCAACATGTCGAAAGTATTCAGGTTCCAACAGAATGGCAATCAATCCATTCCAAAACATGGAAGGATATATCATGGACAAAGAAGCAATTTCAG GGTAGACCAGGGATGATCACAACTATAATTCAA GAAAAGATTATGGAAAAAGCAACTCTTGAAGGGTATTCAATTAGCAATATATGCAAACGGTGA
- the LOC112750726 gene encoding uncharacterized protein isoform X3: MSSSRFLFSNGILSNTLDTPPVKLFLEAQPGAYTTSRTHNNASCFLFWERHMKRLSESIRILSTLAPHLLFKSNNSAIAPPSWTTLPIWQPTLQMLVDDSMQKVMPIAIKERVDCQELAVTTLVSGNLEELNACETIDEDRVGKILDVHVHIETYVPPAFGILGNGAHLALAGYGRHVAIAKYSDWVRIRKSLEKLRPPSVTELLLSNDGNHILEGCVTNFFVVCCKGQDSDDKANGNKYPFEVQTAPLSDGVLPGIIRQVVIEVCRSEGIPIREVAPSWSEHGIWEEAFITSGLRILQHVESIQVPTEWQSIHSKTWKDISWTKKQFQTRDDHNYNSRKDYGKSNS, from the exons ATGTCGAGTTCAAGGTTTTTATTCAGTAAtggcattctatcaaacaccttaGATACACCACCAGTCAAACTCTTCTTAGAAGCACAACCAG GTGCTTACACAACATCACGTACTCATAACAATGCCTCGTGCTTCTTGTTTTGGGAGAGACACATGAAAAGACTTTCAGAATCCATACGAATTCTATCAACGCTGGCTCCTCATCTTCTATTTAAATCTAATAATTCTGCGATTGCGCCACCATCATGGACAACCTTGCCAATATGGCAACCCACTCTACAAATGCTTGTTGATGATTCGATGCAAAAGGTTATGCCAATTGCAATAAAGGAGAGGGTTGATTGTCAAGAGCTGGCTGTTACAACTCTTGTGAGTGGTAATTTGGAGGAATTGAATGCATGTGAGACTATAGATGAGGACAGAGTTGGTAAAATTCTTGATGTGCATGTGCATATTGAGACTTATGTGCCTCCTGCATTTGGTATTCTGGGAAATGGTGCACATTTGGCTTTGGCAGGCTATGGGAGGCATGTTGCAATTGCAAAATATTCAGATTGGGTAAG GATAAGGAAGAGTCTGGAAAAGCTCAGGCCTCCTTCAGTTACAGAACTGTTGCTATCTAATGATGGTAATCACATACTTGAAGGTTGTGTcacaaatttttttgttgtttgttgCAAG GGTCAGGATTCAGATGATAAGGCCAATGGAAACAAATATCCTTTTGAAGTACAGACTGCTCCTTTAAGTGACGGTGTTCTTCCAGGAATAATACGCCAAGTAGTTATTGA AGTATGTAGGAGTGAAGGTATCCCAATTCGAGAAGTTGCTCCATCATGGTCGGAACATGGAATCTGGGAGGAGGCATTCATCACAA GTGGCTTGAGGATTTTGCAACATGTCGAAAGTATTCAGGTTCCAACAGAATGGCAATCAATCCATTCCAAAACATGGAAGGATATATCATGGACAAAGAAGCAATTTCAG ACCAGGGATGATCACAACTATAATTCAA GAAAAGATTATGGAAAAAGCAACTCTTGA
- the LOC112750757 gene encoding rubisco accumulation factor 1.1, chloroplastic, giving the protein MMALSVSSVVKSLYFSGNHSRNHNRNHGPNHNHSLKHNKQHSFSVSASLNPSPYIPKSKPPQQQQLYQPFRPPPSPLPSQFATLDTAGRIEVLANRLGTWHEYAPLISSLIQDGFTPPSIEELTGISGVEQNRLVVAAQVRESLQQSNTDPDVLSAFDTSGAEILYEIRLLSASQRSAAARYIVDNKFDGKGAQNLARAMKDFPGRRGEKGWESFDYTLPGDCLSFMYYRQSREHKNPSDQRTSALEQALKVAVTEKAKNTVLEELKGEGDGNEEKEDEVGRAVLVPVVRLKYGEVAEATSVIVLPVCKAEKGENEVMEAPFECRSEGEFGVVRAEKAWGRWVVLPRWEPVATVGRGGVVVSFVDARILPWKVNKYYKEEPILVVADRNNTEVVADDGFYLAKVDGHDDLMVQRGSALKENGVKESLGTVVLVVRPPKDDTDDQLSDEDWN; this is encoded by the coding sequence aTGATGGCACTATCAGTGAGCAGCGTGGTGAAGAGTCTCTACTTCTCTGGCAATCACAGCCGCAACCACAACCGCAATCACGGCCCCAATCACAACCACTCCTTGAAACACAACAAACAACATTCATTTTCGGTTTCGGCCTCTCTAAACCCATCGCCGTACATTCCCAAATCCAAACCCCCACAGCAGCAACAACTCTACCAACCCTTCCGACCACCGCCTTCGCCGCTCCCCTCGCAGTTTGCCACCCTCGACACCGCTGGCCGCATAGAAGTTCTCGCCAACCGCCTCGGCACATGGCATGAGTACGCTCCCCTTATCTCCTCTCTCATCCAAGATGGCTTCACCCCTCCCTCCATTGAAGAGCTCACCGGTATATCCGGCGTCGAGCAGAATCGCCTCGTCGTCGCTGCTCAGGTCCGGGAGTCACTCCAGCAGTCAAATACTGACCCCGACGTCCTTTCTGCCTTCGATACTAGCGGCGCTGAGATTCTCTACGAGATCCGCCTCCTCAGTGCCTCCCAGCGCTCTGCAGCTGCCCGTTACATAGTGGATAATAAGTTCGACGGAAAGGGCGCTCAGAATTTGGCGCGCGCTATGAAAGATTTCCCTGGCAGGAGAGGGGAGAAGGGTTGGGAGAGCTTCGATTACACTCTTCCCGGAGATTGTCTCTCTTTCATGTATTACCGGCAGAGCAGGGAGCACAAGAACCCTTCTGATCAAAGAACTTCTGCTTTGGAACAGGCGTTGAAGGTTGCCGTCACAGAAAAGGCGAAGAACACGGTTCTGGAGGAGTTGAAGGGGGAAGGAGACGGGAATGAAGAAAAGGAGGACGAGGTCGGAAGAGCTGTTCTTGTGCCGGTGGTGAGGTTAAAGTACGGCGAGGTGGCGGAGGCTACCTCGGTTATTGTGTTGCCAGTATGCAAGGCGGAGAAGGGAGAAAATGAGGTTATGGAGGCACCGTTTGAGTGCAGGAGCGAGGGTGAATTCGGGGTCGTGAGGGCAGAGAAAGCGTGGGGAAGGTGGGTGGTTTTACCCCGGTGGGAGCCGGTGGCGACCGTTGGGAGAGGAGGAGTTGTGGTTTCATTCGTGGATGCGAGGATTTTGCCGTGGAAGGTGAATAAGTATTATAAAGAGGAACCTATTTTGGTAGTGGCCGACAGAAATAACACGGAGGTAGTTGCGGATGATGGGTTCTATTTGGCTAAGGTTGATGGTCACGATGATTTAATGGTTCAGAGGGGTTCAGCATTGAAGGAGAATGGCGTCAAGGAAAGTTTAGGAACGGTTGTATTGGTTGTTAGACCTCCCAAGGATGACACTGATGATCAACTCAGTGATGAAGACTGGAACTGA